Proteins encoded together in one Phyllostomus discolor isolate MPI-MPIP mPhyDis1 chromosome 6, mPhyDis1.pri.v3, whole genome shotgun sequence window:
- the HPX gene encoding hemopexin, whose product MARAPGAPVALGLLGLCWSLAIATPVPSTSASGNGTEGGHRIKLNPDALELCSDGLSFDATTMSENGTMLFFKGEHVWKGYQLAQELISGTRKDFTNSVDAAFRLGHSDVFLIKGDKVWLYPPEKKEKEYPKLLQDEFPGIPFPLDAAVECHRGECKDEGILFFQGDHTWFWDLATKTKKKRDWPAVRNCSSALRWLGRYYCFRGNQFLRFNPVTGEVLPRYPLDIRDYFIPCPGRGHGRRNMTGHANGTQAGYGNMRCSPNLVLSSLLSDNHGATYAFSGSHYWRLDTRKDGWHSWPIAHQWPKGPSTVDATFSWDEKLYLVQGTQVYIFLTKGGYTLVDGYPKRLEEEFGSPPGVSLEAVDAAFVCPGSSRLHIMAGPKLWWLDLKLGAQATWTELPWPHEQVDGALCTAKSLGPNSCSANGSGLYLIHGPNLYCYSDVEQLSAAKALPQPQRVNSLLDCTQ is encoded by the exons ATGGCTCGGGCACCGGGAGCACCAGTTGCACTGGGGTTGTTGGGCCTCTGTTGGTCTCTGGCCATTGCCACCCCTGTTCCTTC GACTAGTGCTTCTGGGAATGGAACTGAAGGTGGGCATAGGATCAAGCTGAACCCAGATGCACTTG AACTCTGTTCAGATGGCTTGAGTTTTGATGCTACTACTATGAGTGAGAATGGGACCATGCTGTTTTTTAAAG GGGAACACGTGTGGAAAGGTTACCAGCTAGCCCAGGAGTTGATCTCAGGGACACGGAAGGATTTTACCAACTCTGTGGATGCTGCCTTTCGCCTTGGTCATAGTGATGTTTTCCTGATCAAG GGAGACAAGGTCTGGCTGTACCCtcctgagaagaaagagaaagaatatccAAAGCTGCTACAAGATGAGTTTCCTGGAATCCCATTCCCACTGGATGCAGCTGTAGAATGTCACCGTGGAGAATGCAAAGATGAGGGCATCCTCTTCTTCCAAG GTGACCACACGTGGTTCTGGGACTTGGCTACAAAAACCAAGAAGAAGCGTGACTGGCCAGCTGTTCGGAACTGCTCCTCTGCCCTTCGATGGCTCGGCCGCTACTACTGCTTCCGGGGTAACCAATTCCTGCGCTTCAACCCTGTTACTGGAGAGGTGCTTCCTAGGTACCCTCTGGATATCCGAGACTACTTCATTCCCTGCCCTGGCAGAG GCCATGGACGCAGGAATATGACCGGCCATGCAAATGGGACCCAGGCTGGCTATGGGAACATGCGCTGTAGCCCAAATCTAGTCCTGTCTTCACTGCTGTCTGACAACCATGGTGCCACCTATGCCTTCAGTG GGTCCCACTACTGGCGTTTGGACACCAGAAAAGACGGGTGGCATAGCTGGCCTATTGCCCATCAGTGGCCCAAGGGTCCTTCAACAGTGGACGCTACCTTTTCCTGGGATGAGAAACTCTATCTGGTCCAG GGCACTCAGGTATACATCTTCCTAACAAAGGGAGGCTATACCCTAGTAGATGGTTATCCAAAACGGCTGGAGGAGGAATTTGGGAGCCCTCCTGGGGTCAGCCTTGAAGCTGTGGATGCAGCCTTTGTCTGTCCTGGATCTTCTCGACTCCACATCAtggcag GACCGAAGCTGTGGTGGCTGGACCTGAAGTTAGGAGCTCAAGCCACATGGACAGAGCTTCCTTGGCCCCATGAGCAGGTTGATGGCGCCTTGTGCACAGCAAAGTCCCTTGGCCCCAATTCGTGTTCTGCCAATGGCTCTGGCTTGTACCTCATCCATGGCCCCAATTTGTACTGCTACAGTGATGTGGAACAACTGAGTGCAGCCAaggcccttccccagccccagagagTGAACAGCCTCCTGGACTGCACTCAATGA